The Rhododendron vialii isolate Sample 1 chromosome 6a, ASM3025357v1 genome includes a window with the following:
- the LOC131331070 gene encoding hydroquinone glucosyltransferase-like — MEVGQPTEPHIAILPSPGMGHIIPLFQLAKRLVTHHRIRVTFLVITTTNPAPTAQNNLLRSDAVPSGLRVVDLPPVDVYELLSGVPPGLTPLCVMVELSLRSHLRPVLLELDGVTAVIIDLFCTQAFEICGELSIPVYTFFTGSTALLAFSLYLPTLDRETEGEFVDLPEPIQIPGCRPVRTEDLLDQVRVRKSDEYKWFFLHVSRLHKAAGIFANTWNDLEPISLLALKENPFFLNIPTPPVHPIGPMVKEEEPYTESDKEVLTWLDKQKPDSVLFVALGSGGTLSSKQLTELAFGLELSQQCFILVARTPNDATAMGAFYSAGGSEDDPIAYLPEGFVKRTEGVGLVVKFWAPQVAVLRHASTGGLLSHCGWNSTLESILHGVPMITWPLYAEQRMNATQLAAEAKVAAKPTVEPWREVVGREEIERVVRAVMEGEEGKVIRQRAKELRDGARVALDSGGSPCDSLARVVKAWKLNSA; from the exons ATGGAAGTCGGCCAACCCACAGAACCCCACATCGCCATCCTCCCAAGCCCGGGCATGGGCCACATAATCCCCCTCTTCCAGCTCGCGAAACGCCTCGTCACCCACCATCGCATCCGTGTCACCTTCCTcgtcatcaccaccaccaaccccGCACCCACTGCCCAAAACAACCTCCTCCGCTCCGACGCCGTCCCATCCGGCCTCCGCGTCGTCGACCTCCCTCCCGTCGACGTGTACGAGCTCCTCTCTGGCGTCCCGCCTGGACTCACGCCCCTCTGTGTCATGGTCGAACTTTCGCTCCGGAGCCACCTCCGACCAGTTCTCCTCGAGCTGGACGGAGTCACTGCCGTCATTATTGACCTGTTTTGTACTCAGGCTTTCGAAATCTGTGGTGAGCTTTCGATTCCGGTTTACACATTTTTCACGGGGTCCACGGCATTGTTGGCGTTTTCTCTGTATCTTCCGACGTTGGACCGGGAAACGGAGGGCGAGTTCGTGGATCTGCCCGAACCAATTCAAATACCTGGTTGCAGGCCCGTACGCACTGAAGATTTGTTGGATCAG GTTCGGGTTCGAAAAAGCGACGAGTACAAGTGGTTCTTTCTCCACGTGAGCCGCTTGCACAAGGCTGCCGGTATCTTCGCAAATACCTGGAACGATCTTGAACCGATCTCGCTTCTCGCTTTGAAAGAAAACCCTTTCTTCCTGAACATACCCACCCCGCCGGTTCACCCGATCGGCCCGATGGTCAAGGAGGAAGAACCGTACACTGAATCAGACAAAGAGGTATTAACATGGCTAGACAAGCAAAAACCCGATTCAGTGCTATTTGTTGCTCTGGGGAGTGGAGGAACCTTGTCAAGCAAGCAACTCACTGAGTTGGCTTTCGGGTTGGAACTCAGCCAGCAATGCTTCATCTTGGTGGCACGTACGCCGAACGACGCGACTGCCATGGGGGCGTTTTACAGCGCGGGTGGCAGCGAGGACGACCCGATAGCCTATTTGCCGGAAGGGTTTGTGAAGAGGACGGAAGGGGTTGGCCTGGTGGTGAAGTTTTGGGCCCCGCAGGTGGCGGTGCTCCGGCACGCGTCCACGGGGGGTTTGCTGTCGCACTGTGGGTGGAACTCGACGCTGGAGAGCATCCTCCACGGGGTGCCGATGATCACGTGGCCGTTGTACGCCGAGCAGAGGATGAACGCGACGCAGCTTGCGGCGGAAGCGAAGGTGGCGGCGAAGCCGACTGTGGAGCCATGGAGGGAGGTGGTGGGGAGGGAGGAGATCGAGAGGGTGGTGAGGGCGGTGATGGAAGGCGAAGAAGGCAAGGTTATCAGGCAAAGGGCCAAGGAGCTCCGAGATGGTGCACGGGTTGCTTTGGATTCGGGCGGGTCGCCTTGTGATTCACTTGCCCGTGTCGTGAAGGCTTGGAAATTAAATtcagcataa